A genomic segment from Streptomyces sp. NBC_00459 encodes:
- a CDS encoding nuclear transport factor 2 family protein, protein MTIQTAKLSDPAVRAFVNAVNAHDREAFQAVLAPGATMSDDGSDRDLADWTEREIFSSHGHMEVDNESRGGHVLVASYSNDTWGEMRTKWSFTVDDGRILRFETGQA, encoded by the coding sequence ATGACGATTCAGACCGCCAAGCTCAGCGACCCGGCCGTCCGGGCCTTCGTCAACGCCGTGAACGCGCACGACCGCGAGGCATTCCAGGCCGTTCTGGCCCCCGGCGCGACCATGTCCGACGACGGCTCCGACCGTGACCTCGCCGACTGGACCGAGCGCGAGATCTTCTCCTCCCACGGGCACATGGAGGTGGACAACGAGTCGCGCGGAGGCCATGTCCTCGTCGCCAGCTACAGCAACGACACCTGGGGCGAGATGCGCACCAAGTGGAGCTTCACCGTCGACGACGGCCGCATCCTGCGCTTCGAGACGGGCCAGGCCTGA
- a CDS encoding TetR/AcrR family transcriptional regulator — translation MGATAESARRPGRPGADTRAVPDEENILKRGLEAFAELGYDRASARELARRLGVSHNFINDRYGSKAAFWRAVVDFALGAQLAQLPLEEPVADDAERLRRIITGLYLTSVDTPQLSRLFVDELSRDTERLDYLYEHYIGPTLETLVPSIDRLVAAGRMAPIPMDVLFFTIIPPIAGMIDVPLARRLGRAHPATPEQLVATAETLATLVINGLLATVTSGSRP, via the coding sequence ATGGGAGCTACAGCCGAATCCGCGCGGCGGCCGGGGCGGCCCGGCGCCGACACCCGGGCCGTGCCCGACGAGGAGAACATCCTGAAGCGTGGGCTTGAGGCCTTCGCCGAGCTGGGATACGACCGGGCCTCCGCCCGTGAGCTGGCCCGGCGACTGGGTGTCAGTCATAACTTCATCAATGACCGGTACGGGTCCAAGGCGGCGTTCTGGCGCGCGGTGGTCGATTTCGCGCTGGGGGCTCAGCTGGCCCAGCTGCCGTTGGAGGAGCCCGTGGCCGATGACGCCGAGCGGCTGCGTCGGATCATCACCGGTCTCTATCTGACGTCCGTCGACACCCCGCAGCTCAGTCGGCTCTTCGTCGACGAGCTCTCCCGGGACACCGAGCGGCTGGACTACCTCTACGAGCACTACATCGGGCCCACCCTGGAGACCCTGGTGCCCAGCATCGACCGGCTGGTGGCCGCCGGGCGGATGGCGCCCATCCCGATGGACGTTCTGTTCTTCACGATCATCCCGCCCATCGCCGGGATGATCGATGTCCCGCTGGCCCGGCGTCTGGGCAGGGCCCACCCCGCCACACCGGAACAACTCGTCGCCACCGCAGAGACGTTGGCGACTCTGGTGATCAACGGGCTGCTCGCGACGGTGACTTCCGGCAGCCGCCCCTGA
- a CDS encoding MFS transporter yields the protein MSKISAADKPDEATEPTLQPPVEAPPRHRWWILAVIGVAQLMVVLDATIVNIALPSAQQDLGFSDGDRQWIVTAYALAFGSLLLLGGRIADLFGRKMTFLVGLVGFAAASAVGGAAGSFEMLVGARAVQGLFGALLAPAALSLLTTTFTDTKERARAFGVYGAIAGAGGAIGLLLGGVLTEHLDWRWTLYVNIAFAAVAFTGGAILLKRTTRDRTSKIDVPGAILVSSGLFGLVYGFSNAESHDWSSVQTWGWLAAGAALLAAFTWWQTRAKHPLLPLRVLLDRNRGASFISVLLLGAGMFGVFLFLTYYLQQSLGYTPIETGLAFLPMIAGLMLASTVATTVLVPRVGPKPIVPLGMGLAAAGMVWLTGLDLTSGYAGDIMPPLIVAGLGLGLVMAPAMALATEGVRAEDAGVASAAVNTMQQIGGSLGTALLNTLSTSAVTNYIDGRNPKDPAVLAQAGLEGYSTAYWWSAAFFAVGLVVSAVLYRRGVPVADPNAAPVVHM from the coding sequence ATGTCCAAAATCTCCGCAGCAGACAAACCCGACGAGGCCACCGAGCCCACTCTCCAACCACCGGTGGAGGCACCTCCCCGCCACCGCTGGTGGATTCTGGCCGTCATCGGCGTGGCCCAGCTCATGGTGGTCCTGGACGCGACCATCGTGAACATCGCGCTGCCGTCCGCCCAGCAGGACCTGGGCTTCTCGGACGGCGACCGCCAGTGGATAGTCACCGCCTACGCCCTGGCCTTCGGCAGCCTGCTCCTGCTCGGCGGCCGGATAGCCGACCTGTTCGGCCGCAAGATGACCTTCCTGGTCGGCCTGGTCGGCTTCGCCGCCGCTTCCGCCGTCGGCGGGGCGGCAGGCAGCTTCGAGATGCTCGTCGGCGCCCGCGCCGTACAGGGCCTGTTCGGCGCACTGCTCGCGCCCGCGGCCCTCTCCCTCCTCACCACGACATTCACCGACACCAAGGAACGCGCCAGGGCCTTCGGCGTGTACGGCGCGATCGCCGGCGCGGGCGGCGCCATCGGCCTGCTCCTGGGCGGCGTACTGACCGAGCACCTGGACTGGCGCTGGACCCTGTACGTCAACATCGCCTTCGCCGCGGTCGCCTTCACCGGCGGCGCGATCCTCCTCAAGCGCACCACACGGGACAGGACCTCGAAGATCGACGTCCCCGGCGCGATACTCGTCTCGTCCGGCCTGTTCGGCCTGGTCTACGGCTTCTCCAACGCGGAGAGCCACGACTGGAGCTCGGTGCAGACCTGGGGCTGGCTGGCCGCGGGCGCGGCGCTACTGGCCGCGTTCACGTGGTGGCAGACACGCGCGAAGCACCCATTGCTCCCCCTGCGCGTCCTGCTCGACCGCAACCGCGGCGCGTCGTTCATCTCGGTCCTGCTGCTGGGCGCGGGCATGTTCGGCGTCTTCCTCTTCCTGACGTACTACCTCCAGCAGTCCCTGGGCTACACGCCCATCGAAACGGGCCTGGCCTTCCTCCCGATGATCGCCGGGCTGATGCTCGCCTCGACGGTGGCCACCACGGTGTTGGTCCCCCGTGTCGGCCCGAAGCCGATCGTCCCGCTGGGCATGGGCCTGGCCGCGGCAGGCATGGTCTGGCTGACGGGCCTCGACCTGACCAGCGGCTACGCCGGCGACATCATGCCTCCGCTGATCGTGGCGGGGCTGGGCCTGGGCCTGGTCATGGCTCCGGCGATGGCCCTGGCCACGGAAGGGGTGCGGGCGGAGGACGCGGGGGTGGCATCGGCGGCCGTGAACACGATGCAGCAGATCGGTGGATCGCTGGGCACGGCGCTGCTGAACACCCTTTCCACCAGCGCCGTCACGAACTACATCGACGGCCGAAACCCCAAAGACCCGGCGGTACTTGCCCAGGCGGGCCTGGAGGGGTACTCCACGGCTTACTGGTGGTCGGCGGCGTTCTTCGCGGTGGGGCTGGTGGTCAGTGCCGTGCTTTACCGGCGGGGGGTGCCAGTGGCGGATCCGAACGCGGCACCGGTCGTACACATGTGA
- a CDS encoding MazG-like family protein — protein MADDDVWAAIDDLWTWLDANDAHPGREGLLLRILKLSEEVGEVAQAVIGATGQNPRKGTTHTWDDVRSELCDVALTALVALRTLTPDAREVFTTHLERVRERSLGGPRIT, from the coding sequence ATGGCCGATGACGACGTCTGGGCAGCGATCGACGACCTCTGGACCTGGCTCGACGCCAACGACGCGCACCCCGGCCGCGAAGGCCTCCTCCTGCGGATACTGAAGCTGTCCGAGGAGGTCGGCGAGGTCGCGCAGGCGGTGATCGGCGCGACCGGCCAGAACCCGCGCAAGGGGACCACCCACACCTGGGACGACGTCCGGTCGGAGCTGTGCGACGTCGCCCTGACGGCACTGGTGGCCCTGCGCACCCTGACCCCGGACGCCCGGGAGGTCTTCACGACCCACCTGGAACGGGTCAGGGAACGCTCGCTGGGCGGCCCCCGCATCACATGA
- a CDS encoding Fic/DOC family protein, with translation MNDPYAMPNGVLRNKLGITDDQLLAAAEADITRARLVLLAERPLPGTYDLDHLQAFHATIFGDIYPWAGELRTVNIAKRTPFCPAGNLVPYAGEVFGRLASSGHLRDLPRQEFVVQLAALYGDLNVLHPFREGNGRTQRAFLTQLSADAGYDLNWSTLDPQRNEDASVKSFLGDNNLSERLLDELVTAS, from the coding sequence GTGAACGATCCGTACGCCATGCCCAACGGCGTGCTGCGCAACAAGCTCGGTATCACCGACGATCAACTGCTCGCGGCAGCGGAGGCGGACATCACCCGGGCGCGCCTCGTCCTACTCGCCGAACGACCCCTGCCCGGCACGTACGACCTGGACCACCTCCAGGCGTTCCATGCCACGATCTTCGGCGACATCTATCCCTGGGCAGGCGAGTTGCGCACCGTGAACATCGCCAAGCGCACACCGTTCTGCCCGGCAGGAAACCTGGTGCCCTACGCCGGAGAGGTCTTCGGCCGCCTCGCCTCGTCCGGCCACCTACGGGATCTCCCCCGGCAGGAATTCGTCGTCCAACTCGCCGCACTGTACGGCGACCTGAACGTCCTCCACCCCTTCCGCGAGGGCAACGGCCGCACCCAGCGAGCCTTCCTGACCCAGCTCAGCGCCGACGCGGGCTACGACCTGAACTGGTCGACCCTGGACCCTCAACGCAACGAGGACGCCTCGGTGAAGAGCTTCCTCGGCGACAACAATCTGTCGGAGCGGCTGCTCGACGAGCTGGTCACCGCGAGCTGA
- a CDS encoding AAA family ATPase, with product MPPPSPSPASPSTASSSSPSSLYERREALALVADEAARAREGTGRLVLLRGATGTGRTALLEAATEHAEAHGMRVLRVRCSTGGGANSVPLAAVEQLLSPLQELTTSPPPGPPSEATGAPDESLPPAARLWRLLRAYAAEGPVLVAVDDVHLADENSRCWLIEAARRVDRLPVLLLVTERSQYDVDPPSAGLVHTLSPALVRTHTLAPLSHDAAAHLVRSIVGDVPEQWVTDYVRAGAGNPLLLRALLEDLSATTAAPAPLPETCAALYPGAYPAAVSWWLDCAGTATAETARVLAALDELPEGADAALFTETVDTLGADPARVRGWLTAMPRLGMLRFGDDGQPRYAHPLLRDAVLTGWCAADRQAAHGAAAEAMLRRGVPTPTVAELLLRSGTMGEVWATEVLLDAAGGAVRDDRTDDAVVLMRRALDEPMSDGRRAEVLTELGSLEFAAVRSSAAIPRLTEAMRLPGLPQYRVQAAVALGTALARRGEARAAVTLLHNLDGQLTDHPDLLRTVQTASALLSDHDQTIREEMYRRLHETAEHSPQALGPAGRALLVRYEATAGLISADAAMKRVRALLAEPAGPLAEPFLLGTAAAVAQWADELDEAERLTDRGLTGQRPTLLHPMHEALLNVRADIAAARGDYGQLLSDEESWRRDGTGTGGSPGPGFGFGSEWVAGPGEARAPAEIGTGTATATATGHGSGAGTGTGPTNVEAHVLLALVETGRLDEAWQLADAFDLREAHDSWELNRFLYARGVVRAASGDPAGALGDFLECGRRQSARDVLSPVVTPWRAAAAQCQLALGHPREALALAEEELRLARVWNTPRLVGRSLRILGTATGGRHGLDLSEEAVRILREAAVETELIPALIARGRQLTAAGERSRARKSLREAAERAEHLGAVRLRSAADQSLREGGARRTATTTLTASERRTAELAAEGRTNTEIAELLHVARRTVETHLTSAYRKLGIRRRGELTAALDRAP from the coding sequence ATGCCACCCCCATCCCCATCCCCCGCGTCACCGTCAACTGCGTCCTCATCCTCACCCTCATCGCTGTATGAGCGCAGGGAGGCCCTGGCACTGGTGGCCGACGAGGCGGCACGCGCCCGCGAGGGTACGGGCCGTCTGGTCCTGCTGCGCGGCGCCACCGGCACCGGCCGCACCGCGCTCCTGGAGGCCGCCACCGAGCACGCGGAGGCGCACGGCATGCGCGTCCTGCGCGTCCGCTGCTCCACCGGGGGCGGCGCGAACAGCGTCCCCCTGGCCGCCGTAGAGCAACTGCTTTCCCCCCTACAGGAGTTGACCACCTCACCCCCGCCCGGCCCTCCGTCCGAAGCCACCGGCGCTCCGGACGAGTCGCTGCCGCCCGCCGCCCGGCTCTGGCGGTTGCTGCGCGCGTACGCGGCCGAGGGTCCGGTGCTGGTCGCCGTGGACGACGTACACCTCGCGGACGAGAACTCGCGCTGCTGGCTGATCGAGGCGGCGCGCAGGGTGGACCGATTACCGGTACTGCTGCTGGTGACGGAGCGCAGCCAGTACGACGTGGACCCGCCGTCCGCCGGTCTGGTCCACACCCTCTCCCCCGCCCTCGTACGCACCCACACCCTCGCCCCGCTGAGCCACGACGCGGCGGCGCACCTAGTGCGTTCGATCGTCGGCGACGTACCCGAGCAGTGGGTGACCGACTACGTTCGGGCGGGTGCGGGCAACCCACTGCTCCTGCGCGCGCTGCTGGAGGACCTGAGCGCCACCACCGCCGCACCGGCCCCGCTGCCGGAGACGTGCGCGGCGCTGTATCCGGGGGCGTATCCGGCGGCGGTGTCCTGGTGGCTGGACTGCGCCGGAACGGCGACGGCCGAGACGGCGCGGGTGCTCGCCGCGCTGGACGAGCTGCCGGAGGGCGCCGACGCCGCCCTGTTCACCGAGACCGTGGACACCCTCGGAGCCGACCCGGCCCGGGTACGGGGCTGGCTGACCGCCATGCCCCGCCTCGGCATGCTGCGCTTCGGCGACGACGGGCAGCCCCGCTACGCCCATCCGCTGCTGCGGGACGCGGTGCTCACGGGCTGGTGCGCCGCCGACCGGCAGGCGGCGCACGGGGCGGCGGCCGAGGCGATGCTGCGGCGCGGCGTCCCGACGCCGACGGTGGCCGAACTGCTGCTGCGCTCGGGCACGATGGGCGAGGTGTGGGCAACGGAGGTCCTGCTGGACGCGGCGGGCGGCGCCGTCCGCGACGACCGTACCGACGACGCGGTGGTCCTGATGCGCCGGGCGCTGGACGAACCGATGTCGGACGGCCGCCGGGCCGAGGTGCTGACCGAACTGGGCTCGCTGGAGTTCGCGGCCGTACGTTCCTCGGCGGCCATCCCCCGCCTGACCGAGGCGATGCGCCTGCCCGGCCTGCCCCAGTACCGCGTACAGGCGGCGGTGGCCCTGGGCACGGCGCTGGCCAGACGCGGCGAGGCCCGCGCGGCGGTGACCCTGCTCCACAACCTGGACGGCCAGTTGACGGACCACCCGGACCTGCTCCGCACGGTCCAGACGGCCTCGGCGCTCCTCTCCGACCACGACCAGACGATCCGCGAGGAGATGTACCGCCGGCTGCACGAGACCGCCGAACACTCCCCGCAGGCACTCGGCCCCGCCGGCCGCGCCCTCCTCGTACGGTACGAGGCGACAGCGGGCCTGATCTCGGCGGACGCCGCCATGAAGCGCGTACGCGCCCTGCTGGCGGAGCCGGCCGGCCCACTGGCGGAACCCTTCCTCCTGGGTACGGCGGCGGCGGTGGCCCAGTGGGCCGACGAACTCGACGAGGCCGAACGCCTGACGGACCGAGGCTTGACCGGCCAGCGCCCGACACTGCTCCACCCCATGCACGAGGCCTTGCTGAACGTACGCGCCGACATCGCCGCCGCCCGTGGGGACTACGGGCAACTGCTGAGCGACGAGGAGTCGTGGCGGCGGGACGGAACGGGGACCGGCGGCAGTCCTGGACCGGGGTTCGGATTCGGGTCGGAGTGGGTGGCCGGGCCCGGGGAAGCCCGGGCTCCCGCCGAGATCGGAACCGGAACCGCAACCGCGACCGCAACCGGCCACGGCAGCGGTGCCGGCACCGGCACCGGGCCGACGAACGTCGAGGCGCACGTACTACTCGCGCTCGTCGAGACGGGCCGCCTCGACGAGGCGTGGCAGCTCGCCGACGCCTTCGACCTGCGGGAGGCGCACGACTCCTGGGAGTTGAACCGTTTCCTCTACGCGCGGGGAGTGGTGCGAGCCGCCTCCGGCGATCCGGCCGGCGCCCTGGGGGACTTCCTGGAGTGCGGACGCCGTCAGTCCGCCCGCGACGTGCTGAGCCCGGTGGTCACCCCCTGGCGGGCCGCCGCCGCACAGTGCCAACTGGCCCTCGGCCACCCCCGGGAGGCGCTCGCGCTGGCCGAGGAGGAACTGCGGCTGGCCCGGGTGTGGAACACCCCACGTCTGGTGGGCCGTTCACTGCGGATACTCGGCACGGCGACGGGGGGTCGCCACGGCCTCGACCTGTCCGAGGAGGCGGTACGCATCCTGCGCGAAGCCGCTGTCGAAACGGAACTGATCCCGGCCCTGATCGCCCGGGGCCGTCAACTGACCGCCGCCGGCGAACGCTCCCGCGCCCGCAAGTCTCTGCGCGAAGCGGCCGAACGCGCCGAACACCTGGGCGCCGTGCGCCTGCGATCCGCCGCCGACCAGTCCCTCCGCGAGGGCGGCGCCCGCCGTACGGCGACGACGACACTGACGGCGAGCGAGCGCCGAACAGCGGAACTCGCGGCGGAGGGCCGCACGAACACGGAGATCGCGGAACTGCTGCACGTGGCCCGCCGCACGGTGGAGACCCATCTGACCAGTGCCTACCGGAAGTTGGGCATCCGGCGGCGGGGCGAGCTGACGGCGGCGCTGGACCGGGCCCCGTAG
- a CDS encoding type II toxin-antitoxin system Phd/YefM family antitoxin yields MQIPEVVTVSDARTRLSRILTDLSESGADADPVLIGAHRKPQAVLLSVEAFEALSGRAARRTAVASATGSIAAEGLHASEASDRDTEAYIKGDVDADTLVARAIARHQQTAERRAG; encoded by the coding sequence ATGCAGATCCCCGAGGTCGTGACCGTCAGCGACGCGCGCACCAGACTGTCGCGGATCCTGACCGACCTGTCGGAGTCCGGTGCGGATGCCGACCCGGTCCTGATCGGCGCCCACCGGAAGCCCCAGGCCGTCCTCCTCTCCGTCGAGGCTTTCGAGGCACTGAGCGGCCGGGCCGCGCGACGTACGGCCGTCGCCTCGGCCACCGGCTCCATCGCGGCAGAGGGGCTCCACGCCTCCGAGGCCTCCGACCGCGACACCGAGGCGTACATCAAGGGTGACGTCGACGCGGACACCCTGGTCGCCCGCGCGATCGCCCGCCACCAACAGACCGCGGAGCGACGAGCAGGGTGA
- a CDS encoding DoxX family membrane protein, translating into MTCDDRYDRRDLGLLLLRLGTGGVLAAHGAQKLFGWFGGHGLEGTGAFMESVGYAPGKASATAAGLAETGGGALLALGLATPAAGAAAAGAMAGATAVHAPNGFFSAEGGYEYAATLGLAAAGLAVAGPGRLSLDHALGHVLDRGWMVPAALAGTAAVTAVVVGARNRRVREREQGTQEALFEE; encoded by the coding sequence ATGACCTGTGACGACCGATACGACCGGCGTGATCTGGGGCTGCTGCTGCTCCGTCTGGGGACGGGCGGGGTGCTGGCGGCGCACGGCGCGCAGAAGCTGTTCGGGTGGTTCGGCGGGCACGGCCTCGAAGGCACCGGCGCCTTCATGGAGTCCGTCGGCTACGCGCCCGGGAAGGCCAGCGCCACGGCGGCGGGCCTCGCGGAGACGGGCGGCGGCGCGCTCCTCGCGCTCGGCCTTGCGACTCCGGCGGCCGGCGCGGCGGCAGCGGGCGCGATGGCGGGCGCCACCGCCGTGCACGCGCCCAACGGCTTCTTCAGCGCGGAAGGCGGCTACGAGTACGCCGCCACCCTGGGTCTCGCCGCGGCGGGCCTCGCGGTGGCGGGACCGGGCCGGCTCTCCCTGGACCATGCGCTGGGCCACGTACTCGACCGGGGCTGGATGGTCCCGGCGGCCCTCGCCGGAACGGCCGCGGTCACGGCGGTGGTCGTGGGGGCCCGGAACCGGCGGGTGAGGGAGCGTGAACAGGGCACGCAGGAAGCGCTGTTCGAGGAGTAG
- a CDS encoding helix-turn-helix transcriptional regulator: MRTTLRTTGPGTGVAAGTRAGAGPSEAGRRVPVAVHAADPISRAGAISQLRQHPVVELREESDSGPGVVALLVSETLDEATLSRLRRLVRSEGAKAVLVVGVLRENELLDVIECGVGAIVWRHEATGHRLAQAVLAAARGDGDLPSDLLGRLISQVGTLHRTAAGQPGAPTSGLAPREVDVLRLVAEGLDTGEIAGKLSYSERTVKNVMHGLTTRLHLRNRAHAVAYALREGYI, encoded by the coding sequence TTGCGCACCACACTCCGCACCACAGGTCCCGGCACGGGGGTCGCGGCCGGAACAAGAGCCGGTGCCGGGCCGTCCGAAGCCGGGCGCCGCGTACCCGTGGCCGTGCACGCGGCCGACCCGATCTCACGCGCCGGCGCGATCAGCCAGCTGCGGCAGCATCCGGTGGTCGAACTCCGCGAGGAATCCGACAGCGGGCCGGGTGTCGTGGCCCTGCTGGTCAGCGAGACCCTCGACGAGGCCACGCTGTCCCGACTGCGCCGGCTCGTCCGCAGCGAGGGCGCCAAGGCCGTTCTCGTGGTGGGTGTACTGCGCGAGAACGAGCTCCTGGACGTCATCGAGTGCGGCGTCGGAGCCATCGTCTGGCGCCATGAGGCCACCGGACACCGGCTGGCACAGGCCGTACTCGCCGCCGCCCGCGGTGACGGCGACCTGCCCTCCGACCTGCTCGGCCGGCTCATCAGCCAGGTCGGCACACTGCACCGCACGGCGGCCGGCCAGCCCGGTGCCCCCACCTCGGGCCTCGCGCCGCGCGAGGTCGATGTCCTGCGCCTCGTCGCCGAGGGGCTCGACACGGGGGAGATCGCAGGCAAGCTGTCCTACTCCGAGCGCACGGTCAAGAACGTGATGCATGGGCTCACCACCCGGCTGCATCTGCGCAATCGGGCGCATGCCGTGGCCTATGCCTTGCGCGAAGGCTACATCTGA